The Chloroflexi bacterium ADurb.Bin180 genome segment CCCGATGAAGGCGGCTTTTGGTCCACCTACTGTCGGACCCGCCAGCAGGGTTTTGGGTCCGAGGTCAAGCGGCGTATCATGTTGGGGACCTATGCTCTTTCGGCCGGCTTTTACGACGAGTACTATGTGAAAGCACAAAGAGCTCGCCTTGCGGTCAAGGCTGATTTCGACCTGGCCTTTCAGCGTCTGGATGTCCTGGTCGGCCCGACCACACCAACCGTTGCCTTTGGAATGAGCGAGAGACTGGCTGACCCGCTGCAGATGTACCTGTCCGACATCTTTACCCTGTCTCAGAATCTGGCCGGCGTCTGCGCCATCTCCGTGCCCTGCGGGTTTGCGTCCAGTTCCGCTTCTGGCGGGCTTCCAGTCGGCCTGCAGATCACCGGGCCGTCGCTGGGCGAGCAGACAATCCTGCGCGCCGCCTATGCTCATGAGCAGGCGACGTCATGGCACCAACACACCCCTTCCCTGAAGGAGGAGCAAAGATCATGAAGGTCATCATACCCCTGGCCGGATTTGGCACCCGGTTGCGGCCCCACACCTACACCAAACCCAAGCCGCTGGTGCGGGTGGCCGGCAAGCCGGTGCTGGGGCACATCCTCGACAAGCTGGCCGGCCTGCCTATCGACGAGATCATCTTTATCGTGGGCTACCTGGGCGACCAGATCCGCGATTACGTTTCGGCGAACTATCACTTTCCATCGCGCTACGTGGAGCAGAAGGAACTCAAGGGCCAGGCTCACGCTCTGCACCTGGCCGCCGACCATATCTCTGGTCCAGTGCTGATCGTCTTTGTGGACACCATCTTTGAGGCCAACCTCTCGGCCCTGGCCGACCTCAAGGAAGATGGCGTGATCTATGTCAAGGAAGTGGATGACCCGCGTCGCTTCGGCGTGGTCATCACCGAGAACGGTTACATCACCCGCCTCGTAGAAAAGCCCTCCACGCCTGTCTCGAACCTCGCTGTGATTGGTGTGTACTACGTGCGCAACTCGCAGCTCATGCTGGACTGTATCTCTACGCTGATCGAGCGCGACATCAAGACCCAGGGTGAGTACTTCCTGGCAGATGCTTTCCAGCTCATGATCGACCGCGGGGCCAGGTTTGTAGCCCGTACAGTTGATGTGTGGGAGGACTGCGGCAAGCCAGAGACCGTCCTGCACACCAACCGCTATCTCCTGGAGCACGGTGGCGCACAGGAGGCCAAGACCGAGAACTCGGTGCTGGTTCCGCCGGTGTACATCGAGCCGTCAGCCGTGATTCGCGACTCGGTGATCGGCCCCTACGTCAGTGTGGCCGAGGGCTCGACCATCATTCGTTCCATTATCCGCGACTCGATTGTCAACGAGTTCGCCCACATCGAAGATGCCAACCTGAGCCAGTCGTTGATTGGCCGGGACGCTGTGGTGCGGGGCTCGTTTCAACGCCTCAATGTGGGCGATTCCTCCCAGGTCGAGCTCATGCCCGGTGAGGAACAGTAGATCACAGAGCAGCAGATAACTACCTTGAAGGAGGCAACTTTACCATGATCATCGGAGTTCCGAAGGAAATCAAGGACAACGAGTACCGTGTCGCGGCAACGCCTGGCGGCATCTACCAGCTTCATCGTGAGGGACACCGGGTGCTGGTTCAGGCTGGCGCCGGTGAGGGCAGCGGATTCAGTGACGAGGAGTACGCCCAGGCGGGCGCAGAGCTGATTCCCGAGGCCGCGCGAGTGTGGTCCGCAGCGGATATGATCATGAAGGTCAAAGAGCCCTTGCCTGCAGAGTACGAGCACCTCCGCGAGGGGCTCATTCTCTACACCTACCTGCATCTGGCGGCCGACGAGAAGCTCACTCGCGAACTCATGAAGCGCAAGGTGACCGGCCTGGCCTACGAGACAGTGGAGCTGCCCAACGGAACTCTGCCCCTGCTCACGCCGATGAGCGAAGTGGCGGGCAAGATGTCCGTCCAGGTTGGCGCCCGCTACCTGGAAAAGATGAATGGCGGCCGGGGCAAGCTGCTGGGCGGCATTCCGGGCGTACTCCCGGCCGACGTGGTCATCCTAGGCGGCGGCACGGTGGGCACCAACGCGGCCATCGTGGCGCTCGGCATGGGGGCGTCGGTGCTCATTGTCGACGTCAACGTAGACCGGTTGCGCTATCTGACGGAGGTGCTGCACGGCAACCTCAAGACGCTGGTCTCTACCCCCCACAACATCGCCGAGGCCCTCAAGCGAGCCGACCTGGTCATCGGCGCCGTCCTGGTCAAGGGGGCCAAGGCGCCCAGGCTGGTTACCAGGCAGATGATCGATGATATGAAGCCGG includes the following:
- the glmU_2 gene encoding Bifunctional protein GlmU, with product MKVIIPLAGFGTRLRPHTYTKPKPLVRVAGKPVLGHILDKLAGLPIDEIIFIVGYLGDQIRDYVSANYHFPSRYVEQKELKGQAHALHLAADHISGPVLIVFVDTIFEANLSALADLKEDGVIYVKEVDDPRRFGVVITENGYITRLVEKPSTPVSNLAVIGVYYVRNSQLMLDCISTLIERDIKTQGEYFLADAFQLMIDRGARFVARTVDVWEDCGKPETVLHTNRYLLEHGGAQEAKTENSVLVPPVYIEPSAVIRDSVIGPYVSVAEGSTIIRSIIRDSIVNEFAHIEDANLSQSLIGRDAVVRGSFQRLNVGDSSQVELMPGEEQ
- the ald2 gene encoding Alanine dehydrogenase 2; the protein is MIIGVPKEIKDNEYRVAATPGGIYQLHREGHRVLVQAGAGEGSGFSDEEYAQAGAELIPEAARVWSAADMIMKVKEPLPAEYEHLREGLILYTYLHLAADEKLTRELMKRKVTGLAYETVELPNGTLPLLTPMSEVAGKMSVQVGARYLEKMNGGRGKLLGGIPGVLPADVVILGGGTVGTNAAIVALGMGASVLIVDVNVDRLRYLTEVLHGNLKTLVSTPHNIAEALKRADLVIGAVLVKGAKAPRLVTRQMIDDMKPGSVIVDVAVDQGGCIETTRTTSHSQPTFQVNGVVHYCVPNIPGAVPRTSTYGLSNATLPYAVRLARLGLAAAVAQDPALAKGVNTYQGHVTYKAVAEAFDIPYRPLSELL